From the Orenia metallireducens genome, one window contains:
- a CDS encoding glycosyltransferase family 2 protein — MISLSALVLTYNEEENITECLKSIDWIEDIVVVDSYSQDKTLELAKEYTNRIYQRKFDDFASQRNFGLDQIDSEWVLAIDADERVTRELRDEIIAKLKNANAEGYKIPRKNYFLGKWIKYCGWYPDYTLRLFKSHNRYRGLVHEGVDIEGKIDKLHNDFIHYTYRDLSHYLSKINQYTSLDAEKKYKAGKKKGIAYIILRPIAEFIKKFIIKKGFLLGVSGLIVSVLSSYYQFLKYIKLWEKNQFESGRER, encoded by the coding sequence ATGATATCATTATCAGCTTTAGTATTAACTTATAATGAAGAAGAGAATATTACTGAGTGTTTAAAAAGTATAGATTGGATTGAAGATATTGTAGTAGTAGATTCCTATAGTCAAGATAAGACTCTAGAATTGGCTAAAGAGTATACTAATAGAATCTATCAAAGGAAGTTTGATGACTTTGCTTCTCAACGTAACTTTGGATTAGATCAGATAGATTCTGAATGGGTATTGGCGATAGATGCAGATGAAAGAGTTACACGTGAGTTGAGAGATGAGATTATTGCTAAATTAAAGAATGCTAATGCTGAAGGGTATAAGATTCCTAGGAAGAATTATTTTTTAGGAAAATGGATTAAATATTGTGGTTGGTATCCTGATTATACTCTAAGATTATTTAAATCCCATAATAGATATAGGGGTTTAGTCCATGAAGGGGTAGATATAGAGGGAAAGATAGATAAATTACATAATGATTTTATTCATTATACTTATCGTGATTTAAGTCATTACTTAAGTAAGATTAATCAGTATACTAGTCTTGATGCTGAGAAAAAATATAAAGCAGGGAAGAAGAAGGGAATAGCTTATATCATTTTGAGACCTATAGCAGAATTTATTAAAAAATTCATCATAAAAAAGGGTTTTTTATTAGGAGTATCAGGGTTAATAGTATCAGTATTATCATCTTACTATCAATTTTTAAAGTATATTAAACTATGGGAGAAGAATCAATTTGAGTCAGGGAGAGAAAGATAA
- a CDS encoding lipopolysaccharide kinase InaA family protein, with the protein MSLKLEIGNKVDYIQRETGNNNQLLWMNEGFKNPEFKKFIEEIESRKGGEKVYDVRNVLIHFETDNIPGINEDIIIKKFNLTRKYDKLRFCFLDSKAVRSLKLALALEEIGLRTPKPIALLEKRGRFNKIISSYFITEYIDYDYNLLNILKDDKHPLRSRVKEWLPQIAKDIKKMHDAGIVHNDLHAGNILVEDIDNKPRFYYIDLNRGRIKKRLTMKARMKDLARFKLKRDEQEILIKGYDLDNYEKLVELIVRLRENRKKFLKWKRNIKGLIRK; encoded by the coding sequence ATGTCTCTAAAATTAGAGATAGGTAATAAAGTTGATTATATTCAAAGGGAGACTGGTAATAATAATCAGTTATTATGGATGAATGAAGGCTTTAAAAACCCTGAGTTTAAAAAATTTATTGAAGAGATTGAAAGTCGAAAAGGTGGAGAAAAGGTATATGATGTTCGGAATGTTTTAATTCACTTTGAAACTGACAATATTCCTGGAATTAATGAAGATATTATAATAAAGAAATTTAATTTAACTAGAAAATATGATAAATTGAGATTCTGTTTCTTAGATTCTAAAGCAGTTAGATCTCTTAAGTTAGCTTTAGCTTTAGAAGAGATTGGTCTAAGAACACCTAAACCAATTGCTTTGTTAGAGAAACGAGGTAGATTTAACAAGATAATCTCTAGTTACTTTATTACTGAGTACATTGATTATGATTATAATTTATTAAATATTTTGAAAGATGATAAGCATCCTTTAAGAAGCAGGGTGAAAGAGTGGTTACCTCAGATTGCTAAAGATATTAAAAAAATGCATGATGCAGGTATAGTTCATAATGATTTACATGCTGGAAATATCTTGGTTGAGGATATTGATAATAAACCTAGATTTTACTATATAGATTTAAATAGGGGTAGGATAAAAAAGCGTTTGACCATGAAAGCACGAATGAAAGATTTAGCTAGGTTTAAATTAAAAAGGGATGAACAAGAGATTTTAATCAAAGGTTATGATTTGGATAATTACGAAAAACTGGTAGAATTGATAGTTAGATTAAGAGAAAATCGAAAGAAATTTTTAAAATGGAAAAGAAATATCAAAGGATTAATAAGAAAATAA
- a CDS encoding glycosyltransferase, which produces MDYNVKISLIISVYKSMNFLDLVLQSVGLQSYNNFEVIIAEDNDSDKMKEFINEQRKKYNFSIQHVSHPDIGVRKCKILNDAIKISQGQFLVFIDGDCILHKNFLREYAKYQKLNYCLYGRRVMLDEDITNILLETKDISQLSLLKLFRTNSSHLEEGIYLPWFRLNLRAKNVAIKGCNFGISKEDMYKINGFDEDYKNLTIGEDDDIKWRLKEAGIKFKSLRNKAVQYHLFHKRKDRSDIYEENFKLYQKKKSKNQYFCDNGLVKQ; this is translated from the coding sequence ATGGATTACAATGTGAAAATATCTTTAATAATTTCTGTTTATAAAAGTATGAACTTTCTAGATTTAGTTCTTCAATCTGTTGGATTACAAAGTTATAATAATTTTGAAGTAATTATTGCTGAAGATAATGATTCTGATAAAATGAAAGAATTTATAAATGAGCAAAGAAAAAAATACAATTTCTCTATTCAACATGTATCTCATCCTGATATAGGAGTAAGGAAGTGTAAAATTTTGAATGATGCTATAAAGATTAGCCAAGGTCAATTTTTAGTTTTTATAGATGGGGATTGTATTTTGCATAAGAATTTTTTAAGAGAGTATGCTAAGTATCAAAAATTAAATTATTGCTTATATGGTAGAAGAGTTATGCTGGATGAAGATATTACTAATATATTATTAGAAACTAAGGATATAAGTCAACTATCATTATTAAAGTTATTTAGAACAAATAGTAGTCATTTAGAGGAAGGTATATATCTTCCTTGGTTTAGATTGAATTTAAGAGCTAAAAATGTTGCAATAAAAGGCTGTAATTTTGGTATATCTAAAGAAGATATGTATAAGATAAATGGCTTTGATGAAGACTATAAGAACCTTACTATAGGGGAAGATGACGATATAAAATGGCGTCTAAAAGAAGCTGGTATAAAATTCAAATCATTAAGAAATAAAGCTGTTCAATACCATTTATTTCACAAACGAAAAGATAGGTCTGATATCTATGAAGAGAACTTTAAGTTATATCAGAAGAAAAAATCTAAAAACCAGTACTTTTGTGATAATGGTTTAGTAAAACAATAA
- a CDS encoding glycosyltransferase, with amino-acid sequence MVSTSAQISVIIAVYNRLDFLELLLKSLDIQTFKNFEVIIAEDNNSEDMKKFIEEERKKHLFLIKHVSQQDKGFRKNKILNKAIKSSNTDFIVFLDGDVILHHRFLEEYYKNRSEGVCLFSKRVLLNSRLTNRILRTKNFKALSFLRILVNGCKHLEEGIYFPFKFNFINRRTFVIGSNFGLFKDEIYKINGFDEDYERPTFGEDTDLQWRLSEIGIKFKSLRNLAIQYHLFHGRENRTEDHNKNEKLYNQKKKEGNIFCINGLIKNE; translated from the coding sequence ATGGTAAGTACTTCAGCCCAAATTTCTGTTATAATTGCAGTTTATAATAGGTTAGATTTTTTGGAATTACTCCTTAAGTCCTTGGATATACAAACTTTTAAAAATTTTGAAGTGATAATAGCCGAAGATAACAATTCAGAAGATATGAAGAAGTTTATTGAAGAAGAGAGAAAAAAGCATTTATTTTTAATTAAACATGTATCACAACAGGATAAGGGCTTTAGAAAAAATAAAATTTTAAATAAAGCTATAAAATCTTCTAATACTGATTTCATAGTCTTTTTAGATGGGGATGTTATTCTTCATCATAGATTTTTAGAAGAGTATTATAAAAATAGAAGTGAAGGGGTTTGTCTATTTAGTAAAAGAGTTTTATTAAATTCAAGATTAACTAATAGGATTTTAAGAACTAAAAATTTTAAAGCATTATCTTTTTTAAGGATTTTAGTAAATGGGTGTAAGCATTTGGAGGAAGGAATTTATTTTCCTTTTAAATTTAATTTTATTAATAGAAGAACATTTGTTATAGGATCTAATTTTGGTCTATTTAAAGATGAGATTTATAAAATAAATGGTTTTGATGAAGACTATGAAAGACCTACTTTTGGAGAAGATACTGATCTTCAATGGAGACTTTCAGAAATAGGGATTAAATTTAAATCTTTAAGAAATCTAGCTATACAATATCATTTATTTCATGGTAGAGAAAATAGAACTGAAGACCATAATAAGAATGAGAAGTTATATAATCAGAAGAAAAAGGAAGGAAATATATTTTGTATAAATGGATTAATTAAAAATGAATAA
- a CDS encoding O-antigen ligase family protein, whose protein sequence is MAFSSALSIAGSSIGLGLAFLGYLTKAVITRDFNSGIKNNYFNLPILIFLLTILISFIGTYNLEESIDGLEDYILFFILYYMIITTVKDAKLADKLFKTGLLSMTIASIYALGWQKYYLGIRRIKANYMALDFGALLLIYLIFVIVYLVWLRKDLKGIIGYSILAILFTLTLLYNQTRGAWLGLIGAGFLVFWIRDKRWIPIFLLIIVLLGLCTPQVIQNRIKSIIDIEHSRSNLGRIALWKGSILMFRDNPINGVGIGNFQEVYDTSYTQPNTTSSSHAHNNFFNFLAETGIIGLSGFIYLLYSILIYLYRSYCKVNDEYYKLFILFSFAMVFGVYVIQGMTEYNFYKSVIGRTTWFLLGLSTVIINRLIQGNNIKE, encoded by the coding sequence ATGGCTTTCAGTTCAGCTTTATCGATTGCTGGATCAAGTATTGGTCTTGGATTAGCTTTTTTAGGATACTTAACTAAAGCTGTAATAACTAGAGATTTTAATTCTGGTATTAAGAATAATTATTTTAATTTACCGATATTAATATTTTTATTGACTATATTGATATCCTTTATTGGTACTTATAATTTGGAAGAGAGTATAGATGGTTTAGAGGATTATATTTTATTTTTTATCCTATATTATATGATAATTACTACTGTCAAAGATGCTAAGTTGGCAGACAAACTATTTAAGACAGGTCTGTTATCAATGACTATAGCATCGATTTATGCTCTTGGTTGGCAAAAGTATTATTTAGGAATTAGGAGAATTAAGGCTAATTATATGGCATTAGATTTTGGTGCACTTTTATTAATTTATTTAATTTTTGTAATCGTTTATCTTGTATGGTTAAGGAAGGATTTGAAAGGGATTATAGGCTATAGTATATTGGCTATATTATTTACTTTGACTTTACTTTATAATCAGACTCGTGGGGCCTGGTTAGGATTAATTGGAGCAGGATTTCTTGTCTTCTGGATTCGAGATAAGAGATGGATTCCAATCTTTTTATTAATTATAGTCTTATTAGGATTATGTACTCCTCAGGTAATTCAGAATAGAATTAAAAGTATTATTGATATAGAGCACAGTAGGAGTAACTTAGGTAGAATTGCATTATGGAAGGGTTCAATTTTAATGTTTAGGGATAACCCTATTAATGGGGTTGGGATAGGTAATTTTCAAGAAGTATATGATACTTCATATACACAGCCTAACACTACGTCCAGTAGCCATGCCCATAATAACTTCTTCAACTTTTTAGCTGAAACTGGAATTATTGGTTTATCAGGTTTTATTTATTTACTTTATTCTATTTTAATTTACTTGTATAGGAGTTACTGTAAAGTAAATGATGAATATTACAAGTTATTTATTTTATTTTCCTTTGCAATGGTTTTTGGTGTTTATGTGATTCAAGGAATGACAGAATATAACTTCTATAAATCAGTGATAGGAAGAACTACATGGTTTCTTTTGGGTTTGAGTACAGTGATAATTAATCGATTAATTCAAGGTAATAATATAAAAGAGTAG
- a CDS encoding glycosyltransferase, with translation MKKILFLNSCVEWGGGEKWTFDTAHELHNRGYEVIIASVPKSELYQRAQNAEIRTEVVSVKGSLSALNPIKLFSFINFLKRERIDTIFLNLSQDLKFGALAAKLAGIKQIIYRRGSAIPIKDKFYTKFLLRDCVSDIIANSQATKDTILANTSDWLNEDKIEIIYNGIKLDGIKENSQGSNIREEFGIKDGEILIANIGRLSKQKGHRYLIEAVDLLRREIDNFKILLVGKGELEEELRKQVKELNLEDYIIFTGFRTDIYNIMSQIDFLLHTALWEGFGFVIAEAMAVGKPVVSTDVSNIAEVIVDGESGYLAESKNPQDIADKVIKMIKDKNLWLEMGSLGRRIVKEKFTFEDKVKELESVYLRMK, from the coding sequence ATGAAGAAGATTTTATTTTTAAATAGTTGTGTAGAGTGGGGTGGAGGAGAGAAATGGACCTTTGATACTGCTCATGAATTGCATAACAGAGGGTATGAAGTAATTATCGCTAGTGTACCTAAGAGCGAGCTTTATCAAAGAGCTCAAAATGCTGAGATTAGGACTGAAGTGGTTTCTGTAAAAGGAAGTCTATCTGCCCTTAATCCTATAAAGTTATTTTCTTTTATCAATTTTCTAAAAAGAGAAAGAATAGATACCATCTTTTTAAATTTATCCCAGGATTTGAAGTTTGGAGCATTAGCGGCTAAATTAGCAGGTATAAAGCAGATTATTTATCGAAGAGGTAGTGCTATTCCTATTAAGGATAAATTTTATACTAAATTCTTATTAAGAGACTGTGTTAGTGATATTATAGCTAATTCCCAAGCTACTAAGGATACCATCTTAGCGAATACTTCAGATTGGCTGAATGAAGATAAGATAGAGATTATTTATAATGGAATTAAGTTAGATGGAATAAAAGAGAATAGCCAAGGATCCAATATAAGGGAAGAGTTTGGAATTAAAGATGGTGAAATTCTAATAGCTAATATAGGACGATTGAGTAAACAAAAGGGGCATAGATATTTGATAGAAGCTGTTGATCTTTTAAGAAGAGAGATAGATAACTTCAAAATTTTACTTGTAGGAAAAGGTGAATTGGAAGAAGAATTAAGAAAGCAGGTTAAGGAATTAAATTTAGAGGATTATATTATATTTACTGGATTTAGAACAGATATTTATAATATTATGTCTCAGATAGATTTCTTATTGCATACAGCTTTATGGGAAGGGTTTGGTTTTGTTATTGCAGAGGCTATGGCAGTAGGAAAACCTGTAGTCAGCACTGATGTAAGCAATATTGCTGAAGTTATAGTAGATGGGGAGAGTGGTTATTTGGCTGAAAGCAAGAATCCCCAAGATATAGCAGATAAGGTAATAAAGATGATTAAAGATAAGAATCTATGGCTTGAGATGGGGAGTTTAGGTAGAAGAATTGTAAAAGAAAAATTTACTTTTGAAGATAAGGTCAAAGAACTGGAAAGTGTTTACTTGAGAATGAAATAA